The Musa acuminata AAA Group cultivar baxijiao unplaced genomic scaffold, Cavendish_Baxijiao_AAA HiC_scaffold_1071, whole genome shotgun sequence sequence gtttcgaACATCACTTCATAAGATGCAGACAACTCAATTTCACCCGTCGAGAAGATCTCTATGAACTCGTAACGAACATCACTTCATAAGATGCAGACAACTCAATTTCACCCATCGAGAGGATCTCTACGAACTCGTAACAATCAAATATTCGTAGAAACTAGCTTGTTTTACTTTAGGCATCTAACTTTTTAAGGTACAGAAAGATCAAAGTCACAACAAAGAGGACTCTAAAGAAAAATAAAggctgcatttttttttttcttccctacACCAATAGACAGATCATCCAAAATCACAATGGTCAAACAGCATAAATGAAAACCAATACCAAAAAATATTTAGATTGAAAACTCAACACAAATACAGATAGGCTTTCGACACAAATAACAATGCAGCCCAATCAACAAGATACTAAAATATAATCAGTAACATGACATTTCAATCTTCAGTCATACAAAAATTGGATCCATATTCCAGCAAAGTTGTATCCTAAGATCAAATAAATCACACTTTATCTATAATTGTATGAAATCCAAACACCATATCTCTTGGGCAAACATATTGGATATGCATTCAGAGAGAACAACTGCTGAGGAAGGACATTAAACACAAAGGTGACAGCTTTATACCTTATATCTTGATGATCTTAGAAGGTCTGACCACAGGGTTGGCCTTAGCAATCTGCTCCCTCCCAAACGCCTTGTAATCGAACGAGCAATCGTGGGTGTCGGAGTACCGGTGGCGGCCGCAGAACAGGTCCCCGCATCGGCACCGGAACCCAGTGAGCCCCACCTTTTTCCGGCAGGTGGAGCACCTTTTGCTGTATCTGACCGGCGGCTTAGATTCCTCGTCAGGCTTCACCTCATCATCGAGCTTCGGGGCGGAAGACGGCACGATCGGTGTCTCCGCAGCCGGCGTTCCCACTCTCGTGGTCGGCGGTTCCTCGCAAGGTTTCAAGAACAAAGACTGCGGTGACGGAGATGATGACGGAGGCGTGGTCGGAGACGAAGAAGAGGAGTGTTTGAGGGTTTCGGCTTCATCTTTGTCAAGATTGCAACTTTCTCGAGCCATTTGACGGTTCCGGAAGGACCCAAAACACCAACAGAATACGAAGTTGAAGAAGACGAACAGATAAACAATCGGAACGAGAACAACAACAAGATCTATAAAAAGGAGGCAAAAAGTTTGTATCACAACAAGAACAACACAGGAGAAAGGACCAAATTTGAGCTCGAGACCTACAAAAGCAGGCTCAAGATGCGACCTTTATCGGATACGGAATCATATCGAAAAAGCACGAAGAAATCAGGCTGAAACGATCAAAAATTTCCCCATGTTTCTAGAAAATCAAATCGAAAGGTAGAAAAAAAATCGAAAAAAGGATTGAAAAAGTGCAAATATGATCGATCGGATCGACGAAACGGCGAAAGAATCTGCGGAAACAGGGGAGGAAGAAAGGTAAAGGTGGGAGCGCCGCAGGTGGAGTGAAAAGGGAGAACACCGAACACTAATTAAATAAAAGGACGCAAATTGCAAGGCGATTAATTGAAAATAATTAAAGTATATTACTGAAAATTATGTCTCATTGTTGTTATTGTGTTTGGGGGGAAATTACAGATTACTCATATGTTGTTTATGAGATTGCTATTACATACCCTATCTATGATTCTTTTATATCACTTTGCCCTGACAATTTAGCAATACATACTATCAGTAATATCGAAAGGATTTAATTACCCTTACTCTTATAAAAgtcaattatttatttatttaaatatctaTAATTGAGAAATAGTGGTTTTCATGCTCCCATCTCACTCTTTTTCTAATTAAATATTCCTTTTATAATTACAATTAAGAAAATAACTTtacccctatatatatatatatatatatatatatatatatatatatatatatatatatatatatatatatatatatatcatatcttAGTATTATTTTCATTACCTTTCCTCTTATAGCTAATCTTCCTTTATATTAATTGTCCCAGTGATATGAACAAAATCTATGATTTCTGCATCTATTGTTAGTTTTCTATTACCATATATGATTaccaataaaatatttaataaataatatttaaatacaaCTTGTTTGTATTCTTTTGTAATCTCCATATAATAAATAAGCATCAATATACAGCTTCATGTTCTATATAAAGACATCACTGGAAGCCAGATAGGTAAAAATATAGAAATGATACTACAAGCAACTATGTAGAAACTTACATTTGTTCTACTCTTCAACAGATCTGATCTACTAAAATAATACAAACAAAAAGCAATTGAGATACATCCGCGGACGAATGACTGACGATATTTACTTATGGCTGGTAAATGCTTTAACTATCGATAGCATCTTCGGATCAAATTTCGTCTTCATCACTTATTAAAAAAAAACCGAAAGATTTATGTATGGCATAAGCCTACCAAAAAGGTACTAAGGACCAAGTCAATGCATCAGGATGTGAAACAGGACTGTAATCTGCAATTCTCCATTATGAAGAAGTTGGCTCTGTAGCAGGCTGTGGTGTATCTATCAGTTTTCATTGCTGCTGTTTCTTCAACATTGAGACTAACAAGACAAAACCTGGATAAAAGACCACAAGACTGTGGAATAAGATGTAGCCACTATAATATATACAATTAGGAGTAGTGTTCCAGTGACTTCATACACGACCTTGCTCTCATCATCTCCAAGGTAACTTTTGAAAGATTGTTGGATGCTGGATAATAGGAACAAACACCGACTTAGGatctttttgaattcaagatgTGAACTTGCTGCTAGGAATTCCAACCTTCCAGACAAAATCTTGTGAAATTTTACTTGGGATTTCACCAAAAGCTTAAACAGAACCAGGTGAATTTAGATTAGCATAGACCAATGGCATAGGCTTTTATGTGCCATGTGCATCTTTATGTACTAATGCTCTGAGCCTCAACCTCAGCAACCACTTCCTCATCAGTTGTCTGCATGGAAATTATTTCCTCCTGTGTATCTTTGCTTGAGATTTCATCTTTGTAACTTTTGTTATTTGTATCAGCCTGTGTCAGTTTCTCTTTGACCTTGATCATCAGCTCTTCCCGGACAACTTCATTTTCAGCAAAATAACGTTTTAAGGCATCTTTACCATGGAAATTTTGACCATTTAAGCAGTAATATGCAACCCCTGTTTTTGTAATGAACTGATGCTTGCAGCCTAACTCTATAACCTCCGAGTCACGGCTTATCCCTTTGCCAAATTCAAGTTCAAGCTGCACTTCCTTGAAAGGAGGAGCATGCTTGTTCTTCACAATTTTTACCATGATCTGGGTACCTAAAACCTGCCAAATAACCAAGACATGTTTTCATTGCAAGATAAAACACAACTTTTTTCATCAAGTACTTCATCAAACCAATTTTACAAAGGAGCTCTgtaagaaaatataattttagcaCCTAAAAACCCACCAGTGAAATACTGTAGAGAATCTAGAGATAACATCATAATCAATCAAGAAAATAGGAGTGAGTACTAAAAAACTAAAGTGGTCGTGATGTTTACTTCCACATCCAGGAGCATAAACTTGCATGCATTTACATTTCGAATAAACTTTTATGTTAATTATTCCTCAAAATGAGAAATATCTCAATTATTAAAGATATCCCTAGAA is a genomic window containing:
- the LOC135666067 gene encoding zinc finger AN1 domain-containing stress-associated protein 15-like, yielding MARESCNLDKDEAETLKHSSSSSPTTPPSSSPSPQSLFLKPCEEPPTTRVGTPAAETPIVPSSAPKLDDEVKPDEESKPPVRYSKRCSTCRKKVGLTGFRCRCGDLFCGRHRYSDTHDCSFDYKAFGREQIAKANPVVRPSKIIKI